A DNA window from Stenotrophomonas sp. 57 contains the following coding sequences:
- the flgC gene encoding flagellar basal body rod protein FlgC yields MSNLPIFDIAGSALQAQSVRMSTIASNLSNADTVAGSADAVYKPLEPIFQAVTSKNDPNITSVKVKEITQSDAAPIKRYEPGHPLADADGYIYQPDVDPVAQMVNLISTSRNYQAGVEMLTTAKELALATLTMGR; encoded by the coding sequence ATGAGCAACCTGCCGATCTTCGATATCGCCGGCTCCGCGCTGCAGGCGCAGTCGGTGCGCATGAGCACCATCGCCTCCAACCTCTCCAACGCCGATACCGTCGCCGGCTCCGCCGACGCCGTGTACAAGCCGCTGGAACCGATCTTCCAGGCCGTCACCAGCAAGAACGATCCGAACATCACCTCGGTCAAGGTGAAGGAGATCACCCAGAGCGATGCAGCGCCGATCAAGCGCTACGAGCCGGGCCATCCGCTGGCCGATGCCGATGGCTACATCTACCAGCCCGACGTCGATCCGGTGGCGCAGATGGTCAACCTGATCTCGACCTCGCGCAATTACCAGGCCGGCGTGGAGATGTTGACCACCGCCAAGGAACTGGCCCTGGCCACCCTGACCATGGGCCGCTGA
- a CDS encoding PAS domain S-box protein has product MPAEPTGTAPVPDPRMAQALSRDRRRVVLSYLVMALAWMIASDSAVQALVSDPQQATMWQSVKGSFFALASAGLLYLLLRPLAEHVLHTHARQQASELRLRQMFEGNPGPILVYDLDTLAILDANPAACSAFGWERDELLEQTIDALWPPGQDQALQTKLEAIREAPEELCILRTQLQLRDGSLRQMELRSNAISYDGHNARLLIAIDRTAEDLAQLRRDQALARVEEAHELARIGAWELDPSTGLGRYSNQVYRLLGRRPPEARRWHRFDELLVPADPATASQTEQLLADLCSGEPVQVDVLLPLLSMDGRALMVHLRAASGTDESGRSRVLGTLQDVTEKEQSRRLLREREEQFRELVRVLPDGVVILSDEHVLYTNAWAASLFGYGTHTLLGEPLSALVAAGDLARVRGQLRAGQPHLGPGHSSVVAMQRADGRSFHAGLAVGEVRYGGRDCKLLIVRDLSDSERTRSALETSNRELQAMAGRLFSLQEDERRAISRDLHDDIGQAITAIKLSAYAAQDEDDPQRRAEDLAQIVGLADTTVAKLRDISTLLRPPQLDALGLEAALSWQARVLFRSSPVELLAEIEPLPNRPDNSIEQACFRIAQESLTNVLRHARASQVQLQLRDVGQRGLHLQIRDDGEGFDPDGPRGLGLIVMRERAQSVGGHVRIESAHGEGTLIDVHLPYQAASMAAVDSPEY; this is encoded by the coding sequence ATGCCCGCAGAACCGACCGGCACCGCCCCAGTTCCCGACCCGCGGATGGCGCAGGCGCTGAGCCGCGACCGCCGGCGGGTGGTACTGAGCTATCTGGTGATGGCGTTGGCCTGGATGATCGCCTCCGACAGTGCGGTACAGGCGCTGGTGTCCGACCCGCAGCAGGCCACGATGTGGCAGAGCGTGAAGGGCTCGTTCTTTGCACTGGCCAGTGCCGGGCTGCTGTATCTGCTGCTGCGCCCGCTGGCCGAGCATGTGCTGCACACCCATGCCCGCCAGCAGGCCTCCGAGCTGCGCCTGCGGCAGATGTTCGAAGGCAATCCGGGCCCGATCCTGGTCTACGATCTGGACACGTTGGCCATCCTCGATGCCAACCCTGCTGCATGCAGTGCTTTCGGCTGGGAACGCGACGAGCTGCTGGAGCAGACCATCGACGCGCTGTGGCCACCGGGCCAGGACCAGGCGCTGCAGACCAAACTGGAGGCGATCCGGGAGGCGCCGGAGGAGCTGTGCATCCTGCGCACGCAGCTGCAGCTGCGCGACGGCAGCCTGCGCCAGATGGAGCTGCGTTCAAACGCGATCAGCTACGACGGCCACAACGCGCGCCTGCTGATCGCCATCGACCGCACGGCCGAGGATCTGGCGCAGCTGCGCCGCGACCAGGCGCTGGCGCGGGTCGAAGAAGCGCACGAGCTGGCCCGCATCGGCGCGTGGGAGCTGGATCCGTCCACAGGCCTGGGCCGCTATTCCAACCAGGTCTATCGCCTGCTGGGCCGGCGCCCGCCCGAAGCCCGCCGCTGGCATCGCTTCGACGAGCTGCTGGTACCCGCCGACCCGGCTACCGCCAGCCAGACCGAACAGCTGCTGGCCGACCTCTGCTCCGGTGAGCCGGTACAGGTGGATGTGCTGCTGCCGCTGCTGTCGATGGACGGCCGCGCGTTGATGGTTCACCTGCGTGCGGCCAGTGGCACCGACGAGTCCGGCCGCAGCCGGGTACTGGGAACGCTGCAGGACGTGACCGAAAAGGAACAGTCGCGGCGCCTGCTGCGCGAGCGCGAGGAGCAGTTCCGCGAGCTGGTGCGGGTGCTGCCCGATGGCGTGGTGATCCTTTCCGACGAGCATGTGCTGTACACCAACGCCTGGGCCGCCAGCCTGTTCGGTTACGGCACCCATACCCTGCTCGGCGAGCCCCTGTCGGCCCTGGTGGCTGCCGGTGACCTGGCCCGCGTGCGTGGCCAGCTGCGCGCCGGGCAGCCACACCTGGGCCCTGGCCACAGCAGCGTGGTGGCAATGCAGCGCGCAGACGGCCGCAGCTTCCACGCCGGCCTTGCGGTGGGCGAAGTGCGCTATGGCGGCCGCGACTGCAAGCTGCTGATCGTGCGCGACCTGAGCGATTCCGAACGCACCCGCAGTGCGCTGGAAACCAGCAACCGCGAACTGCAGGCCATGGCTGGGCGCCTGTTCTCGCTGCAGGAAGATGAACGCCGCGCGATCTCACGCGACCTGCACGATGACATCGGCCAGGCGATCACTGCGATCAAGCTGTCGGCCTACGCAGCACAGGACGAGGATGATCCGCAGCGCCGCGCCGAGGATCTGGCGCAGATCGTTGGCCTGGCCGACACGACCGTGGCCAAGCTGCGTGACATCTCCACCCTGCTGCGTCCGCCGCAGCTGGATGCCCTGGGCCTGGAAGCGGCCCTCAGCTGGCAGGCACGCGTGCTGTTCCGCTCCTCGCCGGTGGAACTGCTGGCCGAGATCGAACCGCTTCCGAATCGCCCCGACAACAGCATCGAGCAGGCCTGCTTCCGCATCGCGCAGGAGAGCCTGACCAACGTGCTGCGGCACGCGCGTGCCAGCCAGGTGCAGCTGCAGCTGCGCGACGTCGGCCAGCGCGGGCTGCACCTGCAGATCCGGGATGACGGCGAAGGTTTCGACCCTGACGGCCCGCGCGGCCTTGGCCTGATCGTGATGCGCGAGCGCGCGCAGAGTGTCGGCGGCCATGTGCGGATCGAGTCCGCACACGGCGAGGGCACCCTGATCGACGTCCACCTCCCCTACCAGGCGGCCAGCATGGCTGCCGTCGATTCACCGGAATACTGA
- the flgM gene encoding flagellar biosynthesis anti-sigma factor FlgM yields the protein MSQKIDGNLQVPQALRSVTTPASKPGVSSDAPARPVEAADSLRLTGEATNLQAIERELTTAPAIDAQRVAAVRESLQNGTYKINPDAIASRMLDLDQQLQG from the coding sequence ATGAGCCAGAAAATCGACGGCAACCTGCAGGTCCCCCAGGCACTGCGCAGCGTGACGACCCCGGCCAGCAAGCCCGGCGTCAGCAGCGATGCGCCGGCGCGCCCGGTCGAGGCTGCCGACAGCCTGCGCCTGACCGGCGAGGCCACCAATCTGCAGGCCATCGAGCGTGAGCTGACCACCGCCCCGGCGATTGACGCCCAGCGCGTGGCCGCCGTGCGCGAGTCGCTGCAGAACGGCACCTACAAGATCAATCCGGACGCGATCGCATCGCGCATGCTCGATCTGGACCAGCAGCTGCAGGGATGA
- a CDS encoding flagellar protein FlgN, protein MTAAMSEPLQRLAQALDVERQALVEHDVHALIRATGAKLEALRALEGAPPVGQGEQLQELAERNRANGVLLSRRRREVNWALRQLGRTEDASAYDAKGQSHNVTARRPLAVA, encoded by the coding sequence ATGACCGCAGCGATGAGCGAGCCGCTGCAGCGTCTCGCCCAGGCCCTGGACGTTGAACGCCAGGCCCTGGTCGAGCACGACGTGCACGCCCTGATCCGGGCTACCGGGGCCAAGCTGGAAGCGCTGCGTGCGCTGGAAGGCGCGCCGCCGGTCGGGCAGGGCGAACAGCTGCAGGAACTGGCCGAACGCAATCGCGCCAACGGCGTGCTGCTGTCGCGGCGGCGTCGCGAGGTCAACTGGGCACTGCGCCAGCTTGGCCGTACCGAAGACGCCTCGGCCTACGACGCCAAGGGCCAGTCACACAACGTCACTGCCCGCCGCCCACTCGCCGTTGCCTGA
- a CDS encoding chemotaxis protein has product MSHDLLNRIDQRTRLAGHNRLALLLFRLGGRQLFGVNVFKVQEVLRRPELFQVPGLPSQFAGVADVRGRSVPVLDLGLAIGHPEREPDADTAPGYLVVTEFNRSIQGFLVSGVERIVNIAVEDIHPPPELGAESSYLTAVTRFQGELIQVIDVESVLADIAQVRGEAVLDPAMAMPADGPQLQVLVVDDSRVARQQIRSVLDQLGVGATLLSDGKQALDHLLQIHASGENPAERYAMVISDIEMPAMDGYTLTTEIRRHPGLAGLYVLLHTSLSGVFNNAMVERVGANAFVAKYSPHELADFVLDRLRKVAMAA; this is encoded by the coding sequence ATGTCCCATGACCTGCTCAACCGGATCGACCAGCGGACCCGTCTGGCCGGCCACAACCGCCTGGCGCTGCTGCTGTTCCGTCTCGGCGGACGTCAGCTTTTTGGCGTCAATGTCTTCAAGGTGCAGGAAGTCCTGCGGCGCCCGGAGCTGTTCCAGGTGCCTGGGCTGCCCAGCCAGTTCGCCGGCGTGGCCGACGTCCGTGGCCGCTCGGTGCCGGTGCTGGACCTGGGCCTGGCCATCGGCCACCCCGAACGTGAGCCCGATGCGGATACCGCCCCCGGCTACCTGGTCGTCACCGAATTCAACCGCTCGATCCAGGGCTTCCTGGTCAGCGGCGTGGAGCGCATCGTCAACATCGCGGTGGAGGACATCCATCCGCCGCCGGAGCTGGGCGCCGAATCGAGCTACCTGACCGCGGTGACCCGCTTCCAGGGCGAGCTGATCCAGGTGATCGACGTGGAAAGCGTGCTGGCCGACATCGCCCAGGTACGCGGTGAAGCGGTACTGGACCCGGCGATGGCAATGCCGGCCGACGGCCCGCAGTTGCAGGTGCTGGTGGTGGACGACTCCCGCGTGGCCCGCCAGCAGATCCGCAGCGTGCTGGACCAGCTGGGCGTGGGTGCCACCCTGCTTTCCGACGGCAAGCAGGCGCTGGACCACCTGCTGCAGATCCATGCCTCGGGCGAGAACCCGGCCGAACGTTATGCCATGGTCATCTCGGACATCGAGATGCCGGCCATGGACGGCTATACGCTGACGACGGAAATCCGGCGCCATCCGGGCCTGGCGGGCCTGTATGTGCTGCTGCACACCTCGCTGTCGGGCGTATTCAACAATGCGATGGTCGAGCGCGTGGGCGCCAACGCGTTCGTCGCCAAGTACTCGCCGCACGAGCTGGCTGATTTCGTGCTGGACCGCCTGCGCAAGGTGGCGATGGCGGCGTAA
- a CDS encoding ATP-binding protein: MSAANALVTAPLPPQPVLQALLERLREGLLLFTEDGQVALANPAAQNLLAKGADGALPPPQRLRELLPPDALEQARQHGHWNGSLPLGEGVVIAHLYHHGTVGEGHFLALFRHIEGQEDYERELQQRHAELRQAYLRLNGTQEKLLQSEKMASIGQLAAGVAHEINNPIGYVHSNLGSLQEYLRSLFTVIEAYERALRAPDPKALIPEIDDIRDRLDIDFISRDLPQLMAESREGIERVTRIVRDLKDFSYSGRDESWKLVDLHAGLESTINIIWNELKYKVTLQREFGQLPLVECLPSELNQVYMNLLLNAGHAIAERGTITVRTGVDGDHVWVEFEDTGGGISPELRQRIFDPFFTTKPVGSGTGLGLSISYSIINKHHGRIDLDSTPGVGSRFRVVLPVKQPR; encoded by the coding sequence GTGTCCGCTGCCAACGCCCTGGTTACCGCCCCCCTTCCGCCGCAGCCGGTGCTGCAGGCCCTGCTTGAGCGCCTGCGCGAAGGACTGCTGCTGTTCACTGAAGACGGGCAGGTGGCGCTGGCCAATCCAGCCGCGCAGAACCTGCTGGCCAAAGGCGCAGATGGCGCATTGCCGCCACCGCAGCGTCTGCGCGAACTGCTGCCCCCCGATGCGCTGGAACAGGCCCGCCAGCATGGCCACTGGAACGGCAGCCTGCCGCTGGGTGAGGGCGTGGTCATTGCCCACCTGTACCACCACGGTACGGTGGGTGAGGGCCACTTCCTCGCCTTGTTCCGCCACATCGAGGGGCAGGAAGACTACGAGCGCGAACTCCAGCAGCGCCACGCCGAACTGCGCCAGGCCTACCTGCGCCTCAACGGCACCCAGGAGAAGCTGCTGCAGTCGGAAAAGATGGCCTCCATCGGCCAGCTCGCGGCAGGTGTCGCGCACGAGATCAACAACCCGATCGGTTACGTCCACTCCAACCTGGGCAGCCTGCAGGAATACCTGCGCAGCCTGTTCACCGTGATTGAAGCGTACGAGCGCGCTCTGCGCGCGCCGGACCCGAAGGCGTTGATTCCGGAAATCGACGATATCCGTGACCGCCTGGACATCGATTTCATCAGCCGCGACCTGCCGCAGCTGATGGCCGAGTCGCGCGAGGGCATCGAGCGCGTGACCCGCATCGTGCGCGACCTGAAGGACTTCTCGTATTCCGGCCGCGACGAGTCGTGGAAGCTGGTCGACCTGCATGCAGGCCTGGAATCGACCATCAACATCATCTGGAACGAGCTGAAGTACAAGGTCACCCTGCAGCGCGAGTTCGGCCAGCTGCCGCTGGTGGAGTGCCTGCCGTCGGAGTTGAACCAGGTCTACATGAACCTGCTGCTCAATGCCGGCCACGCCATCGCCGAGCGCGGCACGATCACGGTGCGCACCGGTGTCGATGGTGATCATGTGTGGGTCGAGTTCGAAGACACCGGCGGCGGCATCTCGCCCGAACTGCGCCAGCGCATCTTCGATCCGTTCTTCACCACCAAGCCGGTCGGCAGCGGCACCGGCCTGGGGCTGTCGATCTCCTACAGCATCATCAACAAGCACCATGGCCGCATCGATCTGGACAGCACGCCAGGCGTGGGTTCGCGCTTCCGTGTGGTGTTGCCGGTGAAGCAGCCGCGCTGA
- the flgA gene encoding flagellar basal body P-ring formation chaperone FlgA, giving the protein MRRITSLIAIGLALASPWVAAVDWQPVASIRAAALTTLPAGSEGEAQVADALRLPKCGGALQVQPTANTTVEVSCPDAGGWRLFVPVKVRRNQTVLVLNRGIGTGETLTAADITTAQRDAARIAGAVLADPNAAIGRIARRPLQAGALLSNNDLVVQRLIKRGDNVALVSRRGSVEVRIAGRAMGDAGENERVSVENLSSRRIVQGTVDAAGDVIVAR; this is encoded by the coding sequence ATGCGCCGGATCACATCCCTAATCGCCATCGGGCTGGCTCTGGCGTCGCCGTGGGTGGCCGCTGTGGACTGGCAGCCCGTGGCCAGCATCCGCGCCGCAGCACTGACGACCTTGCCGGCGGGCAGCGAGGGCGAGGCCCAGGTGGCCGATGCGCTGCGCCTGCCGAAGTGTGGCGGCGCGCTGCAGGTGCAGCCCACCGCCAACACCACCGTGGAGGTCAGTTGCCCCGATGCGGGCGGCTGGCGCCTGTTCGTACCGGTGAAGGTGCGGCGCAACCAGACCGTGCTGGTGCTCAATCGTGGAATCGGCACTGGAGAAACCCTCACTGCCGCCGATATCACCACTGCCCAGCGTGACGCTGCCCGGATTGCCGGTGCGGTGTTGGCCGATCCCAACGCAGCGATCGGTCGCATCGCCCGCCGTCCCTTGCAGGCCGGGGCCCTGCTGTCGAACAACGATCTGGTGGTGCAGCGTCTCATCAAGCGAGGAGACAATGTGGCCCTGGTATCGCGTCGCGGCTCGGTCGAGGTCCGCATTGCCGGTCGTGCGATGGGCGATGCCGGTGAGAATGAACGGGTCTCGGTGGAAAACCTGTCCTCGCGGCGGATCGTGCAGGGCACGGTCGATGCCGCAGGTGACGTAATCGTGGCGCGTTGA
- the flgB gene encoding flagellar basal body rod protein FlgB yields the protein MRNLITDYLGVHAQAMPLREQRMKLIASNLGNADTPGYKAQDLDFDAALRHAQGQDANGLMATTHEQHYEISSGLNPFQIAREGVQPSLDGNTVDPDAERAAYGRAALEYRASLSFVESKVRSMLTAITGQ from the coding sequence GTGCGCAACCTGATTACCGACTATCTGGGCGTCCACGCCCAGGCCATGCCGTTGCGCGAACAGCGGATGAAGCTGATCGCCAGCAACCTCGGCAATGCCGACACGCCCGGCTACAAGGCCCAGGACCTGGACTTCGATGCCGCCCTGCGCCACGCCCAGGGACAGGATGCCAATGGCCTGATGGCCACCACCCACGAGCAGCACTACGAGATCAGTAGTGGCCTGAATCCGTTCCAGATCGCGCGCGAAGGCGTGCAGCCCAGCCTGGACGGCAACACCGTCGATCCCGATGCCGAGCGTGCCGCCTATGGCCGCGCCGCGCTCGAATATCGCGCCTCGCTCAGCTTCGTTGAGAGCAAGGTGCGTTCCATGCTGACCGCGATCACGGGGCAATAA
- a CDS encoding EAL domain-containing protein, translated as MWNPNQPPVSIDDAPDRLGAGNPELQAMVAEAASGGTALMLMHADIDHFASVNENMSAEVGDQALVLVAQRLQSYLRGRGKLWRHGSDEFLIAVPRAADVPLPEDFAEEIRQQMELPLSVLPYTLFMTGKLGVSLCPEHASSTSRLLDHAEDALYQAAREGGNAVRIHAVDTPPSAHSESIIARQIVDAIPNGELKLRYQPLVSARDGHVVGMEALLRWQSPTLGMLVPERFMRTAERLGIIVQIGTWVLEGALKQARLWRDQGFDDFTIAVNVSTLQLLRPNFFAEVMGLIQAAGVPAQMLTLEINESALTNNVNFVHETLANLRNEGISLSLDNFGTGDSSLSALVRYPVDKLKIDRSFIKSAPAGNREAAIARAIIAMGHQLGMTVIANGVESQAQLGFLRRNDCDVFQGYLFGEPMSADAAGMTLRRRYLRPEAFAETRPDRTLLLLDDEENVLRSLVRLFRRDGYRILAAGNVRDAFDLLAINDVQVILSDQRMSDMSGTEFLGRVKMLYPDTIRLVLSGYTDLNTVTDAINRGAIYRFLTKPWNDDELRKHIHQAFRTYEEQRRSNAGPAPVESGDGGEDRPLR; from the coding sequence ATGTGGAACCCCAACCAGCCCCCGGTCAGCATCGACGATGCCCCCGACCGCCTCGGCGCCGGCAACCCCGAGCTGCAGGCGATGGTCGCCGAGGCGGCCTCCGGCGGCACCGCGCTGATGCTGATGCACGCGGACATCGACCACTTCGCTTCGGTGAACGAGAACATGAGCGCCGAGGTGGGCGACCAGGCGCTGGTGCTGGTGGCGCAGCGGCTGCAGTCCTACCTGCGCGGACGCGGCAAGCTGTGGCGCCACGGCAGTGACGAATTCCTGATCGCGGTGCCGCGCGCCGCCGACGTGCCGCTGCCGGAGGACTTCGCCGAGGAAATCCGCCAGCAGATGGAGCTGCCGCTGTCGGTGCTGCCCTACACGCTGTTCATGACCGGCAAGCTGGGCGTGAGCCTGTGCCCGGAGCATGCCAGCAGCACGTCGCGCCTGCTCGATCACGCCGAAGATGCGCTGTACCAAGCGGCCCGCGAGGGAGGCAACGCCGTGCGCATCCATGCAGTGGACACCCCGCCCAGTGCGCACAGCGAGAGCATCATCGCGCGCCAGATCGTGGATGCCATTCCCAATGGCGAGCTGAAGCTGCGCTACCAGCCGCTGGTCAGTGCCCGCGATGGCCACGTGGTGGGCATGGAAGCGCTGCTGCGATGGCAGTCGCCTACCCTGGGCATGCTGGTGCCGGAGCGCTTCATGCGCACTGCCGAGCGCCTGGGCATCATCGTGCAGATCGGCACCTGGGTGCTGGAAGGCGCACTGAAGCAGGCCCGCCTGTGGCGCGACCAGGGCTTCGATGACTTCACCATCGCCGTGAACGTGTCGACCCTGCAGCTGCTGCGGCCCAATTTCTTCGCCGAAGTGATGGGCCTGATCCAGGCCGCAGGCGTGCCGGCGCAGATGCTAACGCTGGAGATCAATGAGAGCGCACTGACCAACAACGTCAACTTCGTGCACGAGACGCTGGCCAACCTGCGCAACGAAGGCATCAGCCTCAGCCTGGACAACTTCGGCACCGGCGATTCCAGCCTGAGCGCGCTGGTGCGCTATCCAGTGGACAAGCTGAAGATCGACCGCAGCTTCATCAAGAGCGCGCCCGCCGGCAACCGCGAGGCGGCCATCGCCCGCGCGATCATTGCCATGGGCCACCAGCTGGGCATGACCGTGATTGCCAACGGCGTGGAATCGCAGGCGCAGCTGGGCTTCCTGCGCCGCAACGACTGCGACGTGTTCCAGGGTTACCTGTTCGGCGAGCCGATGTCGGCCGATGCCGCCGGCATGACCCTGCGCCGCCGCTACCTGCGTCCGGAGGCGTTCGCCGAAACCCGCCCGGACCGTACTTTGCTGCTGCTGGACGACGAGGAGAACGTGCTGCGCTCGCTGGTGCGCCTGTTCCGCCGTGATGGCTACCGCATCCTGGCGGCCGGCAACGTGCGCGATGCGTTCGACCTGCTGGCGATCAACGATGTGCAGGTGATCCTGTCCGACCAGCGCATGAGTGACATGAGCGGCACCGAGTTCCTGGGCCGGGTGAAGATGCTGTACCCCGATACGATCCGCCTGGTGCTGTCCGGCTACACCGATCTGAACACGGTGACCGACGCGATCAACCGTGGTGCGATCTACCGCTTCCTGACCAAACCCTGGAACGACGATGAGCTGCGCAAGCACATCCACCAGGCGTTCCGCACCTACGAGGAACAGCGCCGCAGCAATGCCGGTCCGGCGCCGGTGGAAAGCGGAGACGGCGGTGAGGATCGACCATTGCGGTGA